The nucleotide window TTTTTGACGATTGATGATATTTAAACAAGGATGGATGCATTCTCGGTCGCATAACATTTGTGCAATTGGAAAGCGGTGTCACAATCATCGGTACCCTTCAAGCCATTGCACTTAGCTTGAATGGCCTTGATTTTCTCCTCACCAACCAATTTGCCCAATGAGCTCTGTACGGCAGCCTCATTGACTTTACCATCGACGAAGTAACCCAATTTTCCTTGCAGACACTTGGCAAAGCATTTCACGTTGCCATCGACTTGACTGAAATCACCTTTGCCGACAGCGCGTACAGCTTCCTCGGAAGCGCCGGTTTCCTTCAGACACTCGGCGCCCAAAGTGTGCACCTTTTGCTTTTGCTCTTCGCTCAATTTGAGACCACCCTAAAGAAGAGGAGGATTATGTATAATTAGTCGTTAGAAAGGATATTTTGTAgaattaaatttgtgtttttttgttttaaaaaaaaacaataacttaCGTCTTGTGCAGCAGCGACGGCGACGAAGGCGAGTACAACGGCTACGGTGAAgaatttcattttgattatgtttttgttgtttattgtaaGTTTTTAAAAACAAGTTCTAGTTCTCACTTTGAGCGTTGGCTGTGAACTGATTGTCGATTGCTGAGCGAACTGTCTTTTTATATGCGCATTTAAGCCGGCAGCTGGCCAATGCAGCTAGTGGATGAGtgattttgtttactattttgtgtttgttttttttttttttgtttttttgtgttttat belongs to Zeugodacus cucurbitae isolate PBARC_wt_2022May chromosome 6, idZeuCucr1.2, whole genome shotgun sequence and includes:
- the LOC105211197 gene encoding general odorant-binding protein 56d, with the protein product MKFFTVAVVLAFVAVAAAQDGGLKLSEEQKQKVHTLGAECLKETGASEEAVRAVGKGDFSQVDGNVKCFAKCLQGKLGYFVDGKVNEAAVQSSLGKLVGEEKIKAIQAKCNGLKGTDDCDTAFQLHKCYATENASILV